In Rosa chinensis cultivar Old Blush chromosome 1, RchiOBHm-V2, whole genome shotgun sequence, a genomic segment contains:
- the LOC112169823 gene encoding apoptosis inhibitor 5-like protein API5: MAAAAADEAMHIEKPYLFGERLNKSQNMKDYQGFTNAAKMSLKYRQLAAQLIQRVLDFFPEFSSSSPAIDIHLDLSERQVEQQLGVRVQASGGHPLFLKDTREYILKIVRILVQSLQADEYVERDAARKALMALLRSLDVKASFTALFKHIGTVDDPSQDDVIREKFLSFIRDKVFPIKAEVLKLQEQMERHITYLIKKILEDVTGAEFRMFMDFLKSLNIFGEKAPKKCMVELIGIVEGQADLDAQFNVSDADHIGRLISYLFMVLPFILDGASSSKFLILPVLDKLPNERRLELLKALAEVAPFTTPEDSRHILPSVVQPVKQTEKPNTTTQWRTSNDILAMTKVLLSKEPSFIGDKSLNLSWKELPKAAVPSNRLAKRFKGTSTAAVIGSHEVYLVAESRSSSSEEGEKGRIKSGNADKLRVINDYIVAALAGNSGESIKMIEEAQKAVGEENDIYKVQTACEQYITEWKGRPGNKDKGFPARVTLCGWYGSEFVIVVVGWEKKVEKNKDVLVATGSGQEYVEEYVNDQLRGNKFNGDQDYLDCLCTGVAYSCMRTSWSGGIIKAAVVPMGGKVELLWLSHALAALWLYHHDLKNYWDKSLLCVSRGFRYSHKREIDLKHKIVGHVGTVVAFHVLGVSTDYIVRVIEFPTIDAKGAAFRTLAVQFLQEKDKFNVYIPTADAIKLVSKEFETIIPESDDFL; this comes from the exons ATGGCGGCGGCAGCAGCAGACGAGGCCATGCACATTGAGAAGCCCTACCTGTTCGGCGAGCGACTCAACAAGTCCCAG AATATGAAAGACTACCAGGGGTTTACCAATGCGGCAAAGATGAGCCTGAAGTACAGGCAGCTCGCTGCACAGCTTATTCAGAGGGTGTTAGATTTCTTCCCCGAATTTTCTTCGTCGTCACCGGCAATAGATATTCACCTTGATTTAAGTGAAAGACAAGTAGAACAACAGCTGGGG GTTCGAGTGCAAGCTAGCGGGGGGCATCCCCTTTTCTTGAAGGACACCCGTGAATATATCTTGAAGATTGTACGCATTCTTGTGCAATCCCTACAagctg ATGAGTATGTCGAGCGTGATGCTGCGCGTAAGGCTCTTATGGCCCTTTTGAGGAGCCTGGATGTGAAAG CTTCTTTTACAGCCTTGTTCAAGCACATCGGGACTGTTGATGACCCAAGCCAAGATGATGTTATTCGTGAGAAATTCCTAAGCTTTATCAGAGATAAG GTATTTCCTATTAAAGCTGAAGTTCTGAAGCTTCAGGAGCAAATGGAGAGGCATATTACTTACTTGATAAAAAAG ATTCTAGAAGATGTAACTGGAGCAGAATTTAGAATGTTTATGGACTTCTTGAAAAGTTTGAACATTTTTGGGGAGAAAGCTCCGAAAAAATGCATGGTAGAACTAATTGGAATCGTTGAAGGACAGGCTGATTTAGATGCTCAGTTCAAT GTTTCAGATGCAGACCATATCGGCAGGTTGATATCTTACCTATTTATGGTCCTGCCATTTATTCTG GATGGTGCGTCAAGCAGCAAATTTCTCATCCTTCCTGTTTTGGATAAG CTTCCAAATGAACGAAGGCTAGAATTGCTCAAGGCCCTCGCAGAAGTTGCACCATTCACCACACCAGAAGATTCACGTCATATTCTTCCGTCTGTGGTTCAGCCTGTAAAG CAAACTGAAAAGCCGAATACCACGACTCAGTGGCGAACCTCCAATGACATATTGGCAATGACTAAG GTACTGCTTTCAAAAGAACCTTCATTTATTGGAGACAAGAGCCTCAACTTGTCTTGGAAAGAACTGCCTAAAGCTGCTGTGCCTTCTAACAGACTGGCCAAAAG ATTCAAAGGGACTAGTACAGCGGCTGTTATTGGAAGTCATGAAGTGTATCTAGTAGCAGAAAGCAGGTCATCATCATCTGAAGAAGGTGAAAAAGGACGTATTAAGTCTGGAAATGCGGATAAACTACGAGTGATAAACGATTATATTGTTGCTGCTTTGGCTGGAAACAGTGGAGAGTCGATAAAGATGATTGAGGAGGCACAAAAAGCAGTGGGAGAagaaaatgatatatataaagTACAGACGGCATGTGAGCAATATATTACTGAATGGAAGGGGAGACCAGGGAATAAAGACAAAGGATTCCCAGCTAGAGTTACCCTTTGCGGGTGGTATGGATCAGAAtttgtgattgttgtggtgggatgggaGAAAAAGGTGGAAAAAAACAAGGATGTTTTAGTAGCAACTGGGAGCGGACAGGAATATGTTGAAGAATATGTAAATGATCAATTGAGAGGGAACAAGTTTAATGGTGATCAAGATTACTTAGATTGTTTGTGTACAGGGGTTGCGTATTCATGCATGCGCACATCATGGAGTGGGGGCATTATCAAGGCCGCTGTGGTCCCTATGGGAGGCAAAGTAGAACTTTTGTGGCTCTCACATGCATTAGCAGCCCTCTGGTTATATCATCATGATCTTAAAAATTATTGGGACAAGAGTTTGTTGTGTGTGAGTAGGGGCTTCAGATATTCACACAAGCGCGAGATAGATTTAAAGCATAAGATTGTAGGGCATGTGGGAACAGTAGTGGCATTCCATGTGTTAGGTGTTAGCACTGACTATATAGTTAGGGTAATAGAATTTCCTACTATTGATGCCAAGGGGGCTGCATTCCGTACTTTGGCAGTTCAGTTTCTTCAAGAGAAAGACAAGTTTAATGTCTACATACCCACAGCTGATGCCATTAAATTGGTTAGCAAGGAGTTCGAAACTATAATTCCAGAATCTGATGACTTTTTGTAG
- the LOC112182343 gene encoding uncharacterized protein LOC112182343 isoform X2 has product MASTTGGLRNREIKLLKADGRQFVRRKDKLQDGSRKTGTKSDEQTIATSLLPEGTKAVEPNNATSPHEVAVPSLDRLDLNQNSDGAIEDLSESAWLRNFLDREAKRSRTIKWKRLRPPDFSSLRNCLIDPPGEAV; this is encoded by the exons ATGGCTTCCACAACCGGGGGTCTAAGGAATCGTGAAATCAAATTGCTCAAGGCCGATGGGCGTCAATTCGTCCGAAGAAAAGATAAGCTTCAAG ATGGGTCAAGGAAAACAGGCACCAAGTCGGACGAGCAAACGATTGCCACTTCCCTTCTCCCCGAGG GTACCAAGGCGGTAGAACCAAATAATGCCACTTCTCCCCATGAAG TTGCTGTGCCTTCTTTAGATCGTCTTGATCTCAATCAGAACTCTGATGGTGCCATTGAGGACTTGTCTGAAA GTGCTTGGCTTCGTAATTTTCTTGATCGTGAAG CTAAGCGTAGCCGCACTATAAAGTGGAAAAGACTCCGACCTCCAG ATTTTAGTTCTCTTCGGAACTGCCTTATCGATCCTCCAGGAGAGGCCGTGTAG
- the LOC112182343 gene encoding uncharacterized protein LOC112182343 isoform X1 — MASTTGGLRNREIKLLKADGRQFVRRKDKLQDGSRKTGTKSDEQTIATSLLPEGTKAVEPNNATSPHEVAVPSLDRLDLNQNSDGAIEDLSESAWLRNFLDREAKRSRTIKWKRLRPPDADFSSLRNCLIDPPGEAV, encoded by the exons ATGGCTTCCACAACCGGGGGTCTAAGGAATCGTGAAATCAAATTGCTCAAGGCCGATGGGCGTCAATTCGTCCGAAGAAAAGATAAGCTTCAAG ATGGGTCAAGGAAAACAGGCACCAAGTCGGACGAGCAAACGATTGCCACTTCCCTTCTCCCCGAGG GTACCAAGGCGGTAGAACCAAATAATGCCACTTCTCCCCATGAAG TTGCTGTGCCTTCTTTAGATCGTCTTGATCTCAATCAGAACTCTGATGGTGCCATTGAGGACTTGTCTGAAA GTGCTTGGCTTCGTAATTTTCTTGATCGTGAAG CTAAGCGTAGCCGCACTATAAAGTGGAAAAGACTCCGACCTCCAG ATGCAGATTTTAGTTCTCTTCGGAACTGCCTTATCGATCCTCCAGGAGAGGCCGTGTAG